A genome region from Streptomyces pratensis includes the following:
- a CDS encoding SCO4402 family protein, with protein sequence MGGMPLNDMPWWRWRSNVRSALHMLSDPVFHQECWLAGREGYGDITDAVYRLVEDTWLDNWSAEKYVGTIFRDSAEAALVDVAALRVLRIMHQIGADAPVSAYLEHPGWQEAVVAAREAHVMLATNDAEDPDTPPRSLDVLRIMTRSA encoded by the coding sequence ATGGGCGGCATGCCGCTCAACGACATGCCCTGGTGGCGCTGGCGCAGCAACGTGCGCTCGGCGCTGCACATGCTCTCCGACCCCGTCTTCCACCAAGAGTGCTGGCTGGCCGGCCGGGAGGGGTACGGCGACATCACCGACGCCGTGTACCGCCTGGTCGAGGACACCTGGCTGGACAACTGGTCCGCCGAGAAATACGTGGGGACGATCTTCCGGGACTCCGCCGAGGCCGCCCTCGTGGACGTCGCCGCCCTGCGGGTGCTGCGCATCATGCACCAGATAGGCGCCGACGCCCCGGTCTCCGCCTACCTGGAGCACCCGGGCTGGCAGGAGGCGGTCGTGGCCGCCCGCGAGGCCCATGTGATGCTCGCCACAAACGACGCGGAGGACCCCGACACCCCGCCCCGCTCCCTGGACGTGCTCCGCATCATGACCAGATCGGCGTGA
- the purU gene encoding formyltetrahydrofolate deformylase, which translates to MTAPQPAESVSAASDPASEQYVLTLSCPDKQGIVHAVSSYLFMTGCNIEDSQQFGDHDTGLFFMRVHFSADATVTVDKLRASFAAIGDSFRMEWQIHRVSDRMRIVLMVSKFGHCLNDLLFRSRTGALPVEIVAVVSNHTDFAELVASYGVPFRHIPVNRENKPEAEAQLLELVRGENVELVVLARYMQVLSDDLCKQLSGRIINIHHSFLPSFKGAKPYHQAHARGVKLIGATAHYVTADLDEGPIIEQEVERVGHGVTPDQLVAVGRDVECQALARAVKWHAERRILLNGRRTVVFP; encoded by the coding sequence ATGACCGCGCCGCAGCCCGCCGAATCCGTATCCGCTGCCTCGGACCCCGCCTCCGAGCAGTACGTCCTCACGCTCTCCTGCCCCGACAAGCAGGGCATCGTGCACGCCGTGTCGAGCTATCTCTTCATGACCGGCTGCAACATCGAGGACAGCCAGCAGTTCGGCGACCACGACACCGGTCTCTTCTTCATGCGCGTCCACTTCTCGGCGGACGCCACCGTCACCGTGGACAAGCTGCGCGCCAGCTTCGCCGCGATCGGGGACTCCTTCCGGATGGAGTGGCAGATCCACCGGGTGAGCGACCGGATGCGGATCGTGCTGATGGTCAGCAAGTTCGGGCACTGCCTCAACGACCTGCTGTTCCGCTCCCGCACCGGTGCCCTGCCGGTCGAGATCGTGGCGGTCGTCTCCAACCACACCGACTTCGCCGAGCTCGTCGCCTCCTACGGCGTCCCCTTCCGGCACATCCCTGTGAACAGGGAGAACAAGCCGGAGGCCGAGGCGCAGCTGCTGGAGCTGGTCCGCGGGGAGAACGTCGAACTCGTCGTCCTGGCCCGCTACATGCAGGTGCTCTCGGACGACCTCTGCAAGCAGCTGAGCGGCCGGATCATCAACATCCACCACTCCTTCCTGCCGAGCTTCAAGGGCGCGAAGCCCTACCACCAGGCCCATGCGCGTGGTGTGAAGCTGATCGGTGCGACGGCGCACTACGTGACCGCCGACCTCGACGAGGGACCGATCATCGAGCAGGAGGTCGAGCGCGTGGGGCACGGCGTCACGCCGGACCAGCTCGTCGCCGTCGGACGCGACGTCGAGTGTCAGGCGCTGGCCCGCGCCGTCAAGTGGCACGCGGAGCGGCGCATCCTGCTCAACGGCCGCCGCACGGTCGTCTTCCCGTAG
- a CDS encoding ABC transporter substrate-binding protein translates to MTGWRRLTSPRPCKLFTSVAAGALLISGCGALPGVSGGSREAVTVMTWAPDTTGADTVNMAGMPAMARTYARWINEKGGIDGHELRVLTCNEQDDAAGASKCARRAADENVAAVVGSYSRHGRAFLAPLESAGIPYIGGYGASADEFTSYLSYPVNGGQPALVAGNGEQLAASCERVTLVRPNTLVGDSMPGLLDTSLSRSDRPASYDISASEAATSYDAEAAKALDRTGDGCVTAVLGQGTETFFDSFRRLEPEDSGVRISSVLGSVGQGLIDRTGGPNSPFEGALVTGWYPESGDARWNEMREVIRKYAFGDNRIDPADTGVQTTWIAYTVLKAVIEAMDRQDITAGGISVSLNRGTEVDTGGLTPALRWRFQDLVGTAAYGRVVNGRVTFQVVRDGRLTAERKGFVDVTETLLNARSTG, encoded by the coding sequence ATGACCGGATGGCGACGCCTCACCTCCCCCCGCCCCTGCAAGCTCTTCACATCGGTGGCGGCCGGGGCGCTGCTGATATCCGGCTGCGGTGCACTCCCTGGAGTCTCGGGGGGCTCCAGGGAGGCCGTCACCGTGATGACCTGGGCTCCCGACACCACCGGGGCCGACACCGTGAACATGGCGGGCATGCCGGCCATGGCGCGGACCTACGCCCGCTGGATCAACGAGAAGGGCGGGATCGACGGCCACGAGCTCCGGGTCCTCACCTGCAACGAACAGGACGACGCGGCCGGGGCGTCGAAGTGCGCCCGGCGGGCGGCCGACGAGAACGTGGCAGCGGTCGTGGGCTCGTACAGCCGGCACGGACGGGCCTTCCTGGCTCCACTGGAGTCCGCCGGCATCCCGTACATCGGTGGGTACGGCGCCTCCGCCGACGAGTTCACCAGCTATCTCTCCTACCCGGTCAACGGCGGCCAGCCTGCGCTGGTGGCGGGCAACGGCGAGCAGCTGGCCGCCAGTTGCGAGCGGGTCACACTCGTACGCCCCAACACCCTGGTCGGCGACTCCATGCCCGGCCTCCTCGACACGAGCCTCAGCCGGAGCGACCGCCCGGCGTCCTACGACATCAGCGCGTCCGAGGCGGCCACGTCGTACGACGCCGAGGCCGCCAAGGCCCTCGACAGGACCGGTGACGGCTGTGTGACCGCGGTGCTCGGCCAGGGCACGGAGACGTTCTTCGACTCCTTCCGCCGGCTCGAACCCGAGGACAGCGGAGTGCGGATCTCGTCCGTGCTCGGCAGCGTGGGCCAGGGACTCATCGACCGGACGGGCGGGCCGAACAGCCCCTTCGAGGGCGCTCTCGTCACCGGCTGGTACCCGGAATCCGGTGACGCCCGCTGGAACGAGATGCGTGAGGTGATCCGGAAGTACGCCTTCGGGGACAACCGGATCGACCCGGCGGACACGGGCGTGCAGACGACCTGGATCGCGTACACCGTGCTCAAGGCGGTCATCGAGGCGATGGACCGGCAGGACATCACGGCGGGCGGGATCTCCGTCAGCCTCAACCGGGGCACCGAGGTGGACACCGGCGGCCTCACCCCGGCCCTGCGCTGGCGCTTCCAGGACCTGGTCGGCACGGCGGCCTACGGGCGCGTCGTCAATGGGCGGGTGACCTTCCAGGTGGTCCGCGACGGGCGTCTCACCGCCGAACGGAAGGGTTTCGTGGATGTCACAGAGACTCTGTTGAACGCCCGCTCGACCGGCTGA
- a CDS encoding transcriptional regulator: MAARPLVARQPNERLQTLIQEAACSNAGLARRVNMVGAERGLDLRYDKTSVARWLRGQQPRGRAPGIIAEAIGRKLGRTVTIDEIGMANGKSLASGVGLQFAPTVLGAIEQACELWRSDVGRRDLLSGSTVAASALVEPSRDWLITGADPQVARTAGSRVGMPDVAAVRAMTAALIDLDHRFGSGHVRPVLVHYLNSVVSGLLSGSYRESVGRELFGAVARLTELAGYMAVDTGQPGLAQRYYIQALRLAQAAGDRAYGGYVLAASMSHLAAQLGNPREIAQLARAAQEGARGRVTPRAESMFHAAEARGHALMGDARTCQIAAGRALAALEQADPEKGDDPDWITHFDAGYLADELAHCHRDLGQAEPAARRAKEALAALPESRTRRRGIGLVLLAAAQVQQREVEQACHTGLRAMELLSTVRSSRGAEYLDDLQQRFEPYADEPAVREFGARLELQAA; this comes from the coding sequence ATGGCAGCCAGGCCTCTCGTCGCCCGCCAGCCGAACGAACGGCTCCAGACGCTCATCCAGGAGGCGGCGTGTTCCAACGCCGGCCTCGCACGCCGGGTCAACATGGTGGGGGCGGAGCGGGGGCTCGATCTCCGGTACGACAAGACCTCCGTGGCCCGCTGGCTGCGGGGACAGCAACCACGCGGCAGGGCGCCGGGAATCATCGCCGAGGCGATCGGGCGCAAACTCGGCCGCACGGTCACGATCGACGAGATCGGCATGGCCAACGGCAAGAGCCTGGCATCCGGAGTCGGTCTCCAGTTCGCGCCCACCGTGCTCGGCGCCATCGAGCAGGCCTGCGAGCTGTGGCGCAGCGACGTGGGGCGCCGCGACCTGCTGTCCGGATCGACGGTGGCCGCCTCCGCGCTGGTCGAGCCCAGCCGCGACTGGCTGATCACGGGCGCCGACCCGCAGGTGGCGCGGACGGCCGGCAGCCGGGTCGGCATGCCGGACGTGGCGGCGGTGCGGGCGATGACGGCCGCGCTCATCGACCTGGACCACCGCTTCGGAAGCGGGCATGTGCGGCCCGTTCTGGTGCATTACCTCAACAGCGTGGTGTCCGGGCTCCTTTCGGGCTCGTACCGCGAATCGGTCGGCCGCGAGCTCTTCGGCGCCGTCGCCAGACTCACCGAGCTCGCCGGGTACATGGCCGTCGACACCGGCCAGCCGGGGCTTGCCCAGCGGTACTACATCCAGGCGTTGCGCCTGGCCCAGGCCGCCGGCGATCGGGCGTACGGGGGCTATGTGCTGGCCGCGTCGATGAGCCATCTCGCGGCGCAGCTGGGCAACCCGCGCGAGATCGCCCAGCTGGCACGGGCCGCGCAGGAGGGAGCGAGGGGACGGGTGACTCCGCGGGCGGAGTCGATGTTCCACGCGGCGGAGGCCCGGGGCCACGCGCTGATGGGCGACGCGCGCACCTGCCAGATCGCGGCGGGCCGGGCGCTGGCGGCGCTGGAGCAGGCCGATCCGGAGAAGGGGGACGACCCCGACTGGATCACCCACTTCGACGCGGGATACCTCGCCGACGAACTGGCCCACTGCCACCGGGACCTCGGGCAGGCCGAGCCCGCGGCCCGCCGGGCGAAGGAGGCCCTGGCGGCCCTGCCGGAGTCCAGGACCCGGCGCCGGGGCATCGGACTGGTGCTGCTGGCCGCGGCGCAGGTGCAGCAGCGTGAGGTGGAGCAGGCCTGTCACACGGGGCTGCGGGCGATGGAGCTGCTGAGCACGGTGCGTTCCAGCCGGGGTGCCGAATATCTCGACGACCTCCAGCAGCGGTTCGAGCCTTACGCGGACGAGCCCGCGGTCAGGGAGTTCGGTGCCAGGCTGGAACTCCAGGCCGCCTGA